The Desulfobulbus propionicus DSM 2032 DNA segment ACGCCCTGCCCGGCCGGCGCCTCGGTGCGGTTTCCGGCTTTGTGACCGAACACTACCTGCGCGATCTGGCCCAGGGCCGCTTCGAGGTGGTGCCCGTGGCCAATGTTGCCGAAGGGTTGCGCAAGCTGTCGTTCGGTGAGTTGGATGCCTTCGCGGAAAATCTTGCCGTGGCTGCCTACTCGATCGAACAGGACGGACTGCCCAACCTGCGGGTGGCCGGGAACACCGATTATGTCTTTGCCTTGAGCATCGGGGTAAACCGTTCATACCCCTTGCTCTACAGCTCTATTCAAAAGGCATTGGCAGCGGTTCCCCCAGCCGAACTTGAACAGGTGCGGCGGCGCTGGATTTCACTGCGCACCGACAGCCTCTCTCCGGAAACCCGCCGCCTGTTGTGGTTGATCGGTTGCTTTACCATCATGCTGCTCCTTGGGCTGGCAGGGATCAGCTATGTGCTCAAACGTCGCCTCAACCAGCAGGTTGACAGCCTGAAAACCGCGCAACAAAAGATCCTGGAACAGGCCGAACTCCTCCAGCTGGCCATTGATACCACCCAAGCGGCGGTCTGGGATCTGCAGCCATCCCGCGGCATCCTCCATCTCGGCGCCGCAGGGCATTGTTTTCCCGACAGCGCCAACACGGCCGATCACTTTGTGGCTCTGGATACCTGGCAGGTCATGATCCATCCCGAGGACATGCCGCATCTACGGGATGCCTACAGAGACTACCTCCGTTCGGGGGGCAAGGGGCTGTTTGAAATCGAATTCCGCCTGCGCAGCGCCAGCGGCGATTGGCGATGGGTGCTGTCCAAGGGCAAAGCCGTGGCATGGGACGAGCAGGGGCAGCCTTCCCGTCTCATCGGCCTGGACATCGATATCGAGGAACTGAAAAAGGCGCAGGAGGCGATGCGCCGCAGCGAGGCCCGTTTCCGCTCGCTGTTTGCCATGGCGCCGGTACCGCTTGCCAGTGCCTCCCGGGATGGCCGCATCCTGATGGTGAACGATCGTTTTACCCAAATCCTCGGCTATACCCTTGCCGATCTGCCCACCCTGGAGCAATGGTGGCTGCTGGCCTATCCCGACCCGCAGTACCGGCATGAGGTCCGGCAGCACTGGCAGACCGTGGCCCAACAGGCCTTGCACGGCGAGTTCGGGATGATATCCGGTGAATTCCGGGTTACCTGCAAGGACGGCATAGAACGCATCATGCTCATCGGCGCCGCCAGCATCGGCGAAGTGCTGCACGTCTCCTTTTTCGACATCACCGAACACAAGCGGGCCGAGGAAGTCTTGGATCGCGAGCGCACCAATCTGCGGGCCATTGTCCATGCCTCGCCGGTGGCAGTGCTGGTGTTCGACAGCGGCGGCAGGGTGGTTGACGCCAACCGGGCCGTTGAACGGCTGTTCGCGCTGACCTCCGGGCAGTGGCGGGGCGGCACCTGGGGCGACCTGCTCCGCTGCCCGAACCGCCTCGTTCATCCCCAAGGCTGCGGCCATGCCCCTGACTGCGTCAACTGCGTCTTTTCGCGAGCCATCAGGGAAACCATAACCGGCAGCACACCCGCTCGCGACCGGGAAGCCGAGGCCGTGCTCGACGTCCCCGGTTCGGCCAAACGCCTCTGGCTGCGTTTCAGCATCGAACCGTTTGAGCTCAATGGCCAACCCCATGTTGTCATGGCCCTTGACGATCTGAGCGCGCGCAGGCAAGCCGAGGAGGCGCTACGGGCCTCGGAGGCAAAACTCCGTTCCCTGTTCGCCGCCATGCAGGATGTGATCCTCGTGCTGGACGCGAATGGCCGCTATCTTGAAATCGCCCCCACCGACCCCTCGTTGCTGTGCCGCCCACCCGAAGGATTGCTGGGCAAAACGCTGGCCGAGGTGTTCCCGCCGGAAAAGGCCGCCGAGTTCCTGGCCGCGATCCGCACGGTGCTTGACAACGGCAAACGGGTCTTCCTCGACTACACCGTCCCGGTGGTTGACGGACGGGATCTGTGGTTCGCGGCCATCGTCGCGCCGCTGGCAGCGGACCGGGTTGTCTTGATCGCCCGGGATATCACCGACCGCAAACGGGCGGAAGAGGAACGGGGGAAGCTCCAAGAACAGCTGATGCAATCGCAAAAGCTGGAAGCGGTCGGTATCCTCGCCGGAGGCGTGGCCCATGATTTCAACAACATGCTGGGAGCGATCATCGGCTACACCGAACTCACCCTGGGCACGATGGAGCAAACCGACCCGCTGCGCCGCAACCTGCAGAGGATTCTCGACGCGGCCGAGCGTTCCGCCGCCCTGACCCGCCAGCTGCTGGCCTTTGCCCGCAAGCAGACCGTGGCGCCGGTGATCCTGGATCTGAACGAATCGGTGGCAGGCATGCTGAAAATGCTCCGGCGACTGATCGGCGAAAACATCACCCTGGCCTGGCTGCCGGGACCGCTGCCCTGCACGGTCAGGATCGATCCCACCCAGTTGGATCAACTCCTGGCCAACCTGTGTGTCAATGCCCGCGACGCCATTGGCGAGAATATCGGCACGATCACCATCAAAACCGCCACCGTCTCCCTGGACGAGACCTTTTGCCGGGCCCAGGCCTCGGCTGCTCCCGGCGAATACGTGCTCCTGGCCGTCAGCGACGATGGCTGCGGCATGGACAAGGCGACCATGGACCACATTTTTGAACCGTTTTTCACCACCAAGGAACTGGGACAGGGCACGGGGCTCGGCCTCGCCACCGTCTACGGCATCGTTACCCAGAACGAGGGGTTCATCACCGCCGCAAGCGAGCCGGGAACGGGAACCACCTTCACTGTCCACCTGCCGTACCAGGACGATCGCGCCGAGGAGACAGCGCAGGCAGGTCCCGTGGACATCCCGATCAGCCGGGGCGAAACCATCCTCCTTGTCGAGGACGATCCCACCTTGCTGGATATGAGCACGATGATGCTCCACCATCTGGGGTACACGGTGCTTCCGGCGGCCACGCCGAGCGAGGCGTTGCGCCTGGCCCAAGATCCGTCCGCACGCATCGACCTCTTTCTCACCGACGTGGTCATGCCGGAAATGAATGGCCGGGAACTGGCCGAGCGGTTGCAAACGGTCCGGCCGGCCATGCGCCATCTGTTCATGTCCGGCTATACCTCCAACGTCATCGCCCATCGCGGCATCCTGGACGAGGGACTCAATTTCATTCAGAAACCGTTTTCTCTCCAGGAACTGGCCACCAAGATCCGGACGGTGCTGGACGAACCCCAGCCCTAGGAAAACGAGCGAACATCCACCGGCGCGAAAAAAAACACCGGGGATGCGAGTGGGCATCCCCGGTGTAACCTGCGGCGGCGAACAACGGAACCGTTGGCGTCCGCCGCAATCTTCAGTTGCCTAGTGCCGTTGCCCCTTTGCCCTGAATGGCCTGGGGGAGGACGATGGTGGAGAGCGAATTCTTCGGCGATCCCTCGATGATCCGGTCGCTGTAGGTGAGATAGACCAAGGTGGAACGCTTCTTGTCGAAAAAGCGCACCACCTGCACCTTCTTGAACAGCAGCGAGGCCGACTTCTTGAAGACCTCCTTGCCGTCGTCCTTGCCCGAGGCCACCGATTCCGGCAGGGTGATCGGCCCGGTTTGGCGGCAGGAGATCGAGGCGTCCGAGGTATCCTCGGCCACACCGATCGCGCCCTTGACGCCGCCGGTCTTGGCGCGGCTGACATAGCAGGTGGCGCCGCTGATATCGGGATCGTCAAAG contains these protein-coding regions:
- a CDS encoding PAS domain S-box protein: MNPGNDASLTSMTGLPATGQTSSASGKRLPGKGGLVHPLLLVLALSVCLSGSPASAGDPPGVGLTAEERAWLAHNPDKLTLYFSTDFPPIEFASTSGEFTGMGADLIALVEKQLGIRFIKRPAQTWNQLLAALASGECAVAPTIVRTAERERYALFTAPYATVPVVLITTRAIHDTISLNALPGRRLGAVSGFVTEHYLRDLAQGRFEVVPVANVAEGLRKLSFGELDAFAENLAVAAYSIEQDGLPNLRVAGNTDYVFALSIGVNRSYPLLYSSIQKALAAVPPAELEQVRRRWISLRTDSLSPETRRLLWLIGCFTIMLLLGLAGISYVLKRRLNQQVDSLKTAQQKILEQAELLQLAIDTTQAAVWDLQPSRGILHLGAAGHCFPDSANTADHFVALDTWQVMIHPEDMPHLRDAYRDYLRSGGKGLFEIEFRLRSASGDWRWVLSKGKAVAWDEQGQPSRLIGLDIDIEELKKAQEAMRRSEARFRSLFAMAPVPLASASRDGRILMVNDRFTQILGYTLADLPTLEQWWLLAYPDPQYRHEVRQHWQTVAQQALHGEFGMISGEFRVTCKDGIERIMLIGAASIGEVLHVSFFDITEHKRAEEVLDRERTNLRAIVHASPVAVLVFDSGGRVVDANRAVERLFALTSGQWRGGTWGDLLRCPNRLVHPQGCGHAPDCVNCVFSRAIRETITGSTPARDREAEAVLDVPGSAKRLWLRFSIEPFELNGQPHVVMALDDLSARRQAEEALRASEAKLRSLFAAMQDVILVLDANGRYLEIAPTDPSLLCRPPEGLLGKTLAEVFPPEKAAEFLAAIRTVLDNGKRVFLDYTVPVVDGRDLWFAAIVAPLAADRVVLIARDITDRKRAEEERGKLQEQLMQSQKLEAVGILAGGVAHDFNNMLGAIIGYTELTLGTMEQTDPLRRNLQRILDAAERSAALTRQLLAFARKQTVAPVILDLNESVAGMLKMLRRLIGENITLAWLPGPLPCTVRIDPTQLDQLLANLCVNARDAIGENIGTITIKTATVSLDETFCRAQASAAPGEYVLLAVSDDGCGMDKATMDHIFEPFFTTKELGQGTGLGLATVYGIVTQNEGFITAASEPGTGTTFTVHLPYQDDRAEETAQAGPVDIPISRGETILLVEDDPTLLDMSTMMLHHLGYTVLPAATPSEALRLAQDPSARIDLFLTDVVMPEMNGRELAERLQTVRPAMRHLFMSGYTSNVIAHRGILDEGLNFIQKPFSLQELATKIRTVLDEPQP
- a CDS encoding CreA family protein yields the protein MRNWRAITVGCVLSLMVVVPAMAEEIGQVSTTFKFLGANDKIVIEAFDDPDISGATCYVSRAKTGGVKGAIGVAEDTSDASISCRQTGPITLPESVASGKDDGKEVFKKSASLLFKKVQVVRFFDKKRSTLVYLTYSDRIIEGSPKNSLSTIVLPQAIQGKGATALGN